Genomic segment of Eupeodes corollae chromosome 2, idEupCoro1.1, whole genome shotgun sequence:
aacaTTTTACAGTTGACATTTGCATTTGATATTGGATCAGGAGTGCCTTCGGTTTTCAGGAATCCCTCCtccattggattagtaattacctcttggatcattcaatacaagtaattttggatgggttcaagtctgaaaaccacataataaatgctggtgtgcccaacggctctccaacactctttcctCTTTTTAATTGATGATATTCCGTCTTcaacttcttatccaatacattattttgctgacgatagtattCTAAGCTTTTCACATCAGTATTTTTAGAATGTGGAActgaaaaatatgataagctacTTAAATTCCGACTAAAACAGAATTGtaaaatggggaataagaaaacCGGGTGAAAATTTAATGCATCGAAAACCCAATGATGTCTTGTATCTATAAAGCCAGACATACCCTCTTGTCATTATCTATGGATGCCACTTGCGTCTATGAGACAGAAAATCTCGAAGttttcggtatgtgtatcaccaactaCCTCTTGTGGAGGAACGATCACATAGGCGATATCGCTTAAATAGTATTCTAAGCTTTTCACATCAGTATTTTTAGAATGTGGAActgaaaaatatgataagctacTTAAATTCCGACTAAAACAGAATTGtaaaatggggaataagaaaacCGGGTGAAAATTTAATGCATCGAAAACCCAATGATGTCTTGTATCTATAAAGCCAGACATACCCTCTTGTCATTATCTATGGATGCCACTTGCGTCTATGAGACAGAAAATCTCGAAGttttcggtatgtgtatcaccaactaCCTCTTGTGGAGGAACGATCACATAGGCGATATCGCTTAAAGCCTCACAAGATGTTGGATTTCTCTAAAAAGACGCAAGAAGTTTTTTCCCCCTCTGATCCGGATTatatcttatcaaaactttTATTCGTCCAAGACCTCTTCTTCTACAACtaaataaaagcatttaaattgactGGTTCATTTACATCGCTTGAAtatcgtcgtaaagttttttGGGTCACCCTTTTAtgacgttattttaacggtgtATTCTCTAGAGAAAAAGCCAGATGCATTCCTCCTCTATAAAACACTTCAACAGTAATATTCACGCTTTAGTGATGCTCATAAGTATAACCTTCGGTCATAttatcaagtacagagattcgttttttagctgTACTACGCGAATATTAGATAGGTCTCGAATTAGCCAGAATTCAAGAACATGGTTCCaatatgaacaatattttaaattgtctgttaaaaaaaacatttcacaaaTTCTTCGATACTCATATTACTAGGTGAAATATCGTTAAACTGatgataatataaaacaatCATGTCCTTAGGATATCTTGTGACATACATTATctataaatgtttttgtaaaatatactttttgagAAATGATAGCATATCTTGTActtactttacatttttttcgccAAATGTCTCTAGGGAGTAAACCAATTGATAAATGCGTTTTATGACCCTCGCGGACTTTTGATTGCTTATGATTTCCAATTGTTTCCAGTTGCTGGTGGGAAGTATTCCTTCGATTCTGAAATATTAttgtatataaagaaaaacttgaaatcaaatcaaaaaccattttCTTATCGACTTACTCAAAAAATATGATCCTTACCACTAAATCCACtgaatttaatatataaaagtttaaatcatttaCCAACATCCAAATCATTTGTTTATTCCATACTTTGAAAATGTTACAATCCAGATATCATCTGTACGAACTTCGAAGTTAGCAAAAGTCTCTGTCcgaattttatattcaaatggcATAGAAATTGGCTGAAAATTCCACGATTTGGGCATGTCAAGTGGAATATTGTCTAAAGGAAGAATACTAATAAGACTAAatcctcttttctttttttatttagcaGCAATTGTGTTTTGAAGTTCTtcaaagtgaaacattttcttcttattacaaacaaaagttattaaaaaatgatagcCTTTTTGAGCatagttttataatattaaaaaaaattaaacttcgtCGGTACTTATCTTTATATTTGATCAAACAAGCTTTTGTTCTCTTCCTATATAATTTAAGACGATAAATTAAATGCATATCAAACTTTCGTGTCCGTatggatttttatttgattcttatCTCTTTGCCTTTTGCGATTATTATAAGTAAACAAGAAAGCACATACATATGCACAATGGCTTCAGTTTGGCAAACATCATAATTTTATATCTACTACCAAGGCCACTTTGTGCCTTTTTGTTAagcttaaaaatgaatttgtcattttagtttgtttgtttgtttttctagttaaattgaactttttgtttaaacctattttaaaattgattcatgtatgttatacaaaatgtttattatgCATCTTATAGAAAAGATAAAAATTTTGGGCGAAATAAATGCATAAATATCCACAAACACGAACATATGTTTCCGCAATAATAacttatacaattatttatgtacatttatacaTAGAAGTCGAAGAaaatggtttttcaataagaggtttcattttgataccTACAATGAGGGTTTCGGTTGCAGCACGATAttctattcataaaattttccacGACCAATTTTCATTGCTGTACGTTTTCAATAACTTGATGAATTTCACTTTCAAGCTCTTGAATCGATTGTGAAGCATTGGCATAAACTTtgttttccaaagaaaaatgCCTAGATCACACTCTTCGAAAAATTACAACGTCAGAAAAATTATCTTGCAAAATTGCCACCGAATAGttacaatactttttttggtttcatttaGAATTTTAGCAATTTAAATGCGTCATTAAAGCGTGTACTGTatcatttttgtagatatttaaaagataaacaaccaaaaaagaatcaaaacttattatttaaatacatatttattaaatttagtaattttaGTGACTTATTGAAAACTTCATTATTTTATCACCGCTTTTAATCATGTGTAAAGATTGAGACCGTATGGTTCAAACATTTCCTTTGTCTTTGCATTGATCCTTACGATGCAATAAGGTGTTAATTCCTTTTTATGTTCCCCAATCAGTCCTTTCCTCATGAATTTAAATGCAGTTTTTTCATCATATTCCAatttgtatgcagaatataTCATTTTTACAAGACTTTCATTATTACATGTGGGAgttgctatttaaaaaaaaattagttaaaaaactTAGATTTCAGTTACATTGTAGCTCAAAATTATATTCGATTAAGAACGAAGTtagaagaattttaattggatagaaaatattattaaaataaactcagtTTTTAATGTGTTTGAGATGTAAAGTTAACACCTTGAGTTATATGAGCCATTTCGTTACTAATCGTCTGTGGAACTAGTAAGGAATAGCTGCAAGCAAGTTAGCAAATTGTCCTACTGAGTGCGGAAACAAACATAGGAATGGAGAGTTACATTAAcgtttgtaaaaaataacaGACGTCAAAACTCAAAGCTATATCAGATCATCTTTAAGTGTCCCTGCTAAAAATTTTCCAAGCAacgtaataaatttaattttcccaaaaatgttATTACCTTTCATGTTTTTGAACGATAAGTGTTCCATCAGCAGGCTTATCTGTTTTGCATTGTAATCCTTCTCGAGAAATGTTGATGTCTTTCCAATGATTCCCTCCAAATCCCTCTTCATATCTTCATAGGTAAAGAAGAGAACATTGAATTTATTTCGAATTAGCCAAAATTCAAGCACATGGTTCCAAAATGAAGAATATATCATGTTATCCGTTAAAATGCATTCTACAAATTCTTCGATACTCATATTACATGAAACAATATTATTCATTTGATGGTAGTATGACACAATCATGTCTTTAGGATCCCTTGTGACATACATTATCTTGAAGTGGGAATActgtttatattgtttgttttaggATTCATCTAATCTACTCACCTTGCATTTTTTTAGCCAAATATCTCTAGGAAGCAAACCAATTG
This window contains:
- the LOC129947524 gene encoding sulfotransferase 1B1-like, with amino-acid sequence MFRFEELQNAVADNFKRKKGIRLFNVFPLDCIPIETLKSWTFKPTCMPLQYQTQAEAFANFKVREDDIWIVTYPKCGTTWAQEMTWMLVNDMNFDEANSVDLTERSIFFEVEGIAPTDKCEVLELLNKQKSPRVIKTHLPIGLLPRDIWLKKCKIMYVTRDPKDMIVSYYHQMNNIVSCNMSIEEFVECILTDNMIYSSFWNHVLEFWLIRNKFNVLFFTYEDMKRDLEGIIGKTSTFLEKDYNAKQISLLMEHLSFKNMKATPTCNNESLVKMIYSAYKLEYDEKTAFKFMRKGLIGEHKKELTPYCIVRINAKTKEMFEPYGLNLYT